Below is a window of Undibacterium sp. YM2 DNA.
ATTGCCGATAGCAACTGTGCGTGCCGTTGCATGCGCCTGGGCGTTCAGGCCCAGCGGGTAAGACAAGCGTGCCGAGGTTTTGATGAAGTTGCCAAGGCGATGGCCAAAGGCAGTTTGCAGGGCTTGTTTGAAACCCTGCTCATCCAGTGCCAGCAAATGCTCAGCCTGCTCAGGGCGTACACACCAGACCAGGGCATAGCCATCTTCTTGCGGCAACAAGGCCAGCGGGCCTTGCTCGGTAAAGCGTTCAAATGCGCGCCCTGCTATCTGAGCATCGGTATTGACGTGGGCGATGATGGCGGTTTGCTGATAATCATGGCGCTGGCTACGCTGTTCCTGATCACCAAAAGTACCGCCTTCCGCCTGTATCACGATGCTGGCGCTGACATGGCTGGTTTCTCCAGTGTCTGCATGGATTAGTGTCAGGCGCACATGGTCAGCAGCTTCTTCGATATTGCTGACACTTGCCGGCCTCTGTATGCGTATGCCACTTTTGCTGATGGCTGCCTGCAGTGGCCGTATGATGTCGCCATAGCGTGCTACATACCCCAGGTCAGGCACTGCATAGTCAGCAGCCCGCATCATGCTACGGCCAAAATGGCCGCGGCGTGAAACATGGATTTCCTGTATCGCTGTGGCCCTGACCGGCCATGCACCAGCCGCCTGCAGGATTTGCCTGCTGCCATAGGAAATGGCAATGGAGCGTGCATCCTGTTCTGCCTGTTCGCTAGTCTTGGCATCGTAGAGAGCAATGCGCTCAGCCGCATAACCCTGCTGTTGCAATAACAAGGCCAGAGCCTGGCCAGCAGGGCCTGCGCCACAAATCGCTATATCGACATCATTGATGGTGTGAGTCATTTAATTCAGCACTTTCAGCGCGCACGCATTTCTGCTTCAATTTCAGCCACTGTTTTTGGGGTGTCACGGCTCAGATTCAAATGCCCGTCTGCCGTGATCAGGATATCGTCTT
It encodes the following:
- a CDS encoding FAD-dependent monooxygenase, with protein sequence MTHTINDVDIAICGAGPAGQALALLLQQQGYAAERIALYDAKTSEQAEQDARSIAISYGSRQILQAAGAWPVRATAIQEIHVSRRGHFGRSMMRAADYAVPDLGYVARYGDIIRPLQAAISKSGIRIQRPASVSNIEEAADHVRLTLIHADTGETSHVSASIVIQAEGGTFGDQEQRSQRHDYQQTAIIAHVNTDAQIAGRAFERFTEQGPLALLPQEDGYALVWCVRPEQAEHLLALDEQGFKQALQTAFGHRLGNFIKTSARLSYPLGLNAQAHATARTVAIGNAAQTLHPVAGQGLNLGLRDSMVLARSLTRHLHDTASSDPAGALQAYQAERQADRKLTIRITDSMARVFASSPDGSFSQTLLGLGLGALDMVKPAKRMLAEQMMFGWR